The following proteins are encoded in a genomic region of Microtus ochrogaster isolate Prairie Vole_2 chromosome 5, MicOch1.0, whole genome shotgun sequence:
- the Chrna5 gene encoding neuronal acetylcholine receptor subunit alpha-5 has translation MTTNVWLKQEWIDVKLRWNPDDYGGIKIIRVPSDSLWIPDIVLFDNADGRFEGASTKTIVKYNGTVTWTQPANYKSSCTIDVTFFPFDLQNCSMKFGSWTYDGSQVDIILEDQNVDRTDFFDNGEWEIMSAVGIKGNRTDSCCWYPYVTYSFVIKRLPLFYTLFLIIPCIGLSFLTVVVFYLPSNEGEKISLCTSVLVSLTVFLLVIEEIIPSSSKVIPLIGEYLVFTMIFVTLSIMVTVFAINIHHRSSSTHNAMAPWVRKIFLHKLPKLLCMRSHVDRYFTQREETEDGSGPKSRNTLEAALGCIRYITRHVRKENDVREVVEDWKFIAQVLDRMFLWTFLLVSVIGTLGLFVPVIYKWANIIVPVHIGNTIK, from the exons ATGACAACAAACGTCTGGTTGAAACAG GAATGGATAGATGTAAAATTAAGATGGAATCCTGATGACTATGGTGGAATAAAAATTATACGCGTCCCATCAGACTCTCTGTGGATCCCAGACATCGTTTTGTTTGACAA tGCAGATGGACGTTTTGAAGGGGCCAGCACGAAGACGATTGTCAAGTACAATGGCACCGTCACCTGGACACAACCAGCAAACTACAAAAGTTCCTGTACTATCGATGTCACGTTTTTCCCATTCGATCTCCAGAATTGTTCCATGAAATTCGGCTCTTGGACGTATGATGGATCCCAGGTTGATATAATCCTAGAGGACCAAAATGTAGACAGAACCGACTTTTTTGACAACGGAGAATGGGAAATCATGAGTGCCGTGGGGATCAAAGGGAACAGAACGGACAGCTGCTGTTGGTACCCTTACGTCACGTACTCTTTTGTGATTAAGCGGCTGCCTCTCTTCTATACCTTATTTCTCATTATCCCCTGCATTGGGCTCTCATTTCTGACTGTGGTCGTCTTCTATCTCCCGTCAAACGAAGGTGAAAAGATCAGCCTGTGCACGTCAGTGCTCGTCTCTCTGACCGTCTTCCTTCTGGTTATTGAAGAGATCATACCCTCGTCGTCCAAAGTCATACCTCTGATTGGGGAGTACTTGGTGTTTACCATGATTTTTGTGACACTCTCCATTATGGTGACTGTCTTTGCCATCAACATCCACCACCGCTCTTCCTCAACACACAATGCTATGGCACCGTGGGTCCGTAAGATATTTCTTCACAAGCTCCCCAAACTGCTCTGCATGAGAAGTCATGTCGACAGGTACTTCACTCAGAGGGAAGAAACCGAGGATGGCAGTGGACCGAAGTCTAGGAACACCTTGGAAGCTGCGCTCGGCTGCATCCGCTACATCACGAGACATGTCAGGAAGGAGAACGACGTCCGAGAG GTTGTTGAAGACTGGAAATTCATAGCACAAGTTCTTGACCGGATGTTTCTGTGGACTTTTCTTCTGGTTTCGGTCATTGGGACTCTGGGGCTTTTTGTTCCTGTTATTTATAAATGGGCCAATATCATAGTCCCGGTTCACATCGGAAATACAATTAAGTGA
- the Chrna3 gene encoding neuronal acetylcholine receptor subunit alpha-3: MDAVPLWSPLSLLILLLLSVASASEAEHRLFQYLFEDYNEIIRPVANVSHPVVIQFEVSMSQLVKVDEVNQIMETNLWLKQIWNDYKLKWKPSDYQGVEFIRVPAEKIWKPDIVLYNNADGDFQVGDKTKALLKYTGEVTWIPPAIFKSSCKIDVTYFPFDYQNCTMKFGTWSYDKAKVDLVLIGSSMNLKDYWESGEWAIIKAPGYKHEIKYNCCEEIYQDITYSLYIRRLPLFYTINLIIPCLLISFLTVLVFYLPSDCGEKVTLCISVLLSLTVFLLVITETIPSTSLVIPLMGEYLLFTMIFVTLSIVITVFVLNVHYRTPTTHTMPTWVKAVFLNLLPRVMFMTRPTGSEGDAQKPRAFYSAELSNLNCFSRTDSKSCKEGYPCQDGACSYCHHRRVKISNFNANLTRSSSSESVDAMLSLSALSPEMKEAIQSVKYIAENMKAQNVAKEIQDDWKYVAMVIDRIFLWVFILVCILGTAGLFLQPLMARDDT, from the exons ATGGACGCTGTACCGCTCTGGTCGCCGCTGTCATTGCTGATACTGCTGCTACTGTCAG TGGCCAGTGCCTCAGAAGCGGAACACCGCCTGTTCCAGTACCTGTTCGAAGATTACAACGAGATCATTCGGCCTGTGGCGAACGTGTCCCATCCCGTTGTCATCCAGTTTGAGGTGTCCATGTCTCAGCTGGTGAAGGTG GATGAAGTAAACCAGATCATGGAGACCAACCTGTGGCTGAAGCAA ATCTGGAATGACTACAAGCTGAAATGGAAGCCCTCTGACTACCAAGGGGTGGAGTTCATACGCGTCCCCGCGGAGAAGATCTGGAAACCAGACATCGTGCTTTATAACAA CGCTGACGGGGATTTCCAGGTTGGTGATAAGACCAAAGCTCTACTCAAGTACACGGGAGAAGTGACTTGGATCCCTCCAGCCATCTTTAAGAGCTCATGCAAAATCGATGTGACCTACTTCCCATTTGACTACCAAAACTGCACCATGAAGTTCGGCACCTGGTCCTATGACAAGGCAAAGGTCGACCTGGTCCTCATTGGCTCCTCCATGAACCTCAAGGACTACTGGGAAAGCGGCGAGTGGGCCATCATCAAAGCCCCGGGCTACAAACACGAGATCAAGTACAACTGCTGTGAGGAGATCTACCAAGACATCACCTACTCGCTGTACATCCGCCGCCTGCCGCTGTTTTACACCATCAACCTCATCATCCCCTGCCTGCTCATCTCCTTCCTCACGGTGCTCGTCTTCTACCTGCCCTCTGACTGTGGCGAGAAGGTGACGCTCTGCATCTCCGTGCTCCTCTCCCTGACCGTCTTCCTCCTAGTGATCACCGAGACCATCCCTTCCACCTCGCTTGTCATCCCCCTGATGGGGGAGTACCTCCTCTTCACGATGATCTTTGTCACCTTGTCCATCGTCATCACGGTCTTCGTGCTCAACGTGCACTACAGGACTCCGACCACCCACACGATGCCCACGTGGGTCAAGGCCGTGTTCCTAAACCTGCTCCCCAGGGTCATGTTCATGACTCGGCCAACCGGCAGCGAGGGAGATGCTCAGAAGCCAAGGGCCTTCTACAGTGCTGAGCTCTCAAACCTGAACTGCTTCAGCCGCACAGACTCCAAAAGCTGCAAGGAAGGCTACCCATGCCAAGACGGGGCATGCAGCTACTGCCACCACCGGAGGGTGAAGATCTCAAATTTCAATGCTAATCTCACGAGAAGCTCCAGTTCTGAGTCTGTCGATGCGATGCTGTCCCTCTCTGCTCTGTCACCAGAAATGAAAGAGGCCATCCAAAGTGTGAAGTATATCGCTGAAAACATGAAAGCTCAGAATGTAGCCAAAGAG attcaaGATGACTGGAAGTATGTTGCCATGGTGATTGACCgtatctttctctgggttttcatcCTGGTGTGCATATTAGGGACAGCAGGATTATTTCTACAGCCCTTGATGGCCAGAGATGACACATAA